The Podospora bellae-mahoneyi strain CBS 112042 chromosome 7, whole genome shotgun sequence genome includes a window with the following:
- the LIG4 gene encoding DNA ligase (ATP) (COG:L; EggNog:ENOG503NUX9), whose amino-acid sequence MALQRRRDHRQGPDVEAVEEDEAQYGRGGMSLEEVDQHFPHRPKNAHKTLPFAELYKSLFNPLMDCKPGSSATAGAAAAAVPGKTRFGKAKKKTGGVNYHEQRRHIIERFMSRWRKEVGDDFYPAMRLILPDKDRDRGVYGLKESGIGKMLVRVMKIGRDSEDGYSLLHWKLPGGGGGGNQRFGAKGQTGTAGDFAGRVLEVVGKRAMRGTPGGWTIGEVNVLLDRLAGANGEGEQLPIFEDIYRNCCAEEVMWLVRIILKDMRVGATERTFLGLWHPDAEALFSVSSSLRRVCWELWDPETRLEQKETGVSLMQCFQPQLAQFQMTTGFGKLVQNLGVTEEEKEFWIEEKLDGERMQMHMKEDETVPGGFRFAFWSRKAKDYTYLYGEGLEDDNSALTRHLKNAFHDGVRELILDGEMITWDPEIDKIVPFGTLKTAALDQQKNPFQNGPRPLYRVFDILLLNKKPLADYTLRDRHAALEAAVRGEHRRLEIHPYESATTPDAIEPFLRKVVAEASEGLILKNPRSRYQLNSRNNDWIKVKPEYMSEYGESLDCVIIGSYFGSGRRGGILSSFLCGVRVSENHVRSGAALTREKCLSFCKVGGGLKAEDYAEIRHHTEGKWQDWQASNPPTDYIELAGGKMQYEKPDVWIRPSESVVISIKAASIGPSDQFAMGWTLRFPRFRKLRLDKSWDEGMDASDFVLLKDKVKEEEKERKAMEMESRKRKPAKRLKKDLVIAGTDPNAAPVEFADGGDNIKAESMSQVAFPPPQARRKSDKQLFQGLDFCVLSEAIKPRKMSKPDLEKLIKEHGGRIHQQVDKGGNMILLAEKNVVRVASLKRAGDADIVKPKWVFDCLAQNNGEGYLLPFEEGHLFHATEEMVKLAAENTDQYGDSYVRDVTPDELRDIIDDMRIKGGVKEEEDAFHDQRTGEFDAEHFLDQLEERGRGLEGLKSFLFRRCRVYFPVAAKEEEEEKRGPSSTELKAVKLQNEVKFGSGTVVGGLDDKEITHVVVVGGGEKQRKELAASVRYEVSSRRHVPRIVTGRWVEDCVKEGTLVDEEGYAP is encoded by the exons ATGGCGTTGCAGAGAAGACGAGATCACCGGCAGGGTCCCGACGTggaggctgtcgaggaggacgaggcgCAGtatgggaggggtgggatgagCTTGGAGGAAGTTGATCAGCA TTTCCCCCACCGCCCGAAAAACGCGCACAAGACGCTGCCGTTTGCGGAGCTGTACAAGTCGTTGTTTAACCCGCTTATGGACTGCAAGCCCGGGTCGTCTGCTACTGCTGGTgcagcagctgctgctgtcccgGGGAAAACAAGATTTGgaaaggcgaagaagaagacgggcGGGGTGAACTACCACGAGCAGAGAAGGCACATCATCGAGCGGTTCATGagccggtggaggaaggaggtgggtgatgaCTTCTACCCTGCCATGAGGCTGATCCTGCCTGACAAGGATCGGGACAGGGGGGTGTACGGGTTGAAGGAGAGCGGGATTGGGAAGAtgctggtgagggtgatgaagatTGGGAGGGATAGCGAGGATGGGTATTCTTTGCTTCATTGGAAGCTtccggggggtggtgggggggggaatcAGAGGTTTGGGGCGAAGGGGCAGACAGGAACGGCGGGGGATTTTGCGGGACGGGtgctggaggttgttgggaagAGGGCTATGAGGGGGACGCCGGGGGGGTGGACGATTGGGGAGGTTAATGTTTTGTTGGATCGGTTGGCTGGGGCtaatggggagggggagcagctGCCGATTTTTGAGGATATTTACAGGAATTGCTgtgcggaggaggtgatgtggctggtgaggatTATACTGAAGGATATGAGGGTGGGCGCGACGGAAAGGACGTTTTTGGGGCTGTGGCATCCGGATGCGGAGGCGTTGTTTAGCGTTTCGAGTAGTTTGAGGAGGGTTTGCTGGGAGTTGTGGGATCCGGAGACTAGGTTGGAGCAGAAGGAAACCGGGGTGAGCTTGATGCAGTGTTTTCAGCCGCAACTGGCGCAGTTTCAGATGACGACGGGGTTTGGGAAGCTGGTGCAGAATCTGGGGGttaccgaggaggagaaggagttttggattgaggagaagctggatggggagaggatgcAGATGCATatgaaggaggatgagacgGTGCCCGGAGGGTTTAGGTTTGCGTTTTGGTCCAGGAAGGCGAAGGATTACACGTATTTGtatggggaggggttggaggatgataACTCGGCGTTGACGAGGCATTTGAAGAACGCGTTTCATGAcggggtgagggagttgattTTGGATGGAGAGATGATTACGTGGGATCCGGAAATCGACAAGATTGTGCCGTTTGGCACGCTCAAGACGGCGGCGCTGGATCAGCAGAAGAATCCGTTTCAGAACGGGCCTCGACCTCTGTATCGGGTCTTTGATATTCTTCTTCTGAACAAGAAGCCTCTGGCGGACTACACCCTCCGGGACCGCCACGCTGCCCTAGAGGCAGCCGTCAGGGGCGAGCATCGCCGTCTCGAGATTCACCCCTACGAATCAGCCACAACACCAGACGCCATCGAGCCCTTCCTCCGCAAAGTCGTCGCCGAAGCCTCGGAAGGTCTCATCCTCAAGAACCCGCGCTCTCGCTACCAGCTCAACAGCCGCAACAACGACTGGATCAAAGTCAAACCCGAGTACATGTCCGAGTATGGCGAGTCCCTCGATTGCGTCATCATCGGCAGCTACTTCGGCTCCGGCCGTCGCGGAGGcatcctctccagcttcctctgCGGCGTTCGTGTCAGCGAGAACCACGTCAGGTCCGGCGCTGCCCTCACCAGAGAGAAGTGTTTGAGCTTTTGCAAAGTAGGTGGCGGCCTCAAAGCAGAAGACTACGCCGAGATCAGACACCACACCGAGGGCAAATGGCAAGACTGGCAAGCGAGCAACCCGCCCACGGACTACATCGAGCTCGCGGGAGGGAAAATGCAATACGAAAAACCAGATGTATGGATCCGACCTAGTGAGTCGGTTGTCATCTCCATCAAGGCAGCCTCCATCGGCCCCTCCGACCAGTTCGCCATGGGCTGGACTCTACGCTTCCCTCGGTTCCGTAAGCTGAGACTGGACAAATCGTGGGACGAGGGCATGGACGCGAGCGATTTTGTTCTTCTCAAAGACAAAGtcaaggaagaagagaaggagcgaaaggcgatggagatggagagcaGAAAGCGCAAGCCAGCaaagaggttgaagaaggactTGGTCATCGCGGGGACGGATCCGAATGCTGCGCCGGTTGAGTTCGCCGACGGGGGGGATAATATCAAGGCCGAATCGATGAGCCAGGTTGcgtttcccccccctcaggCTAGAAGGAAGTCCGACAAGCAACTGTTCCAGGGACTGGACTTTTGTGTATTGTCTGAGGCAATCAAACCCCGCAAGATGTCCAAGCCTGATCTGGAAAAGTTGATCAAGGAGCATGGAGGGAGGATTCATCAGCAAGTCGACAAGGGCGGGAACATGATCCTCCTCGCGGAGAAGAACGTCGTCCGGGTGGCGTCGCTGAAACGGGCCGGTGACGCGGATATTGTCAAGCCCAAATGGGTCTTTGACTGCCTTGCGCAGAATAATGGAGAGGGCTATCTCCTCCCGTTTGAGGAGGGGCACTTGTTTCATGCCacggaggagatggtgaagttggcggcggagaaTACGGATCAGTATGGGGATTCGTATGTCAGGGATGTTACCCCTGATGAGCTGAGGGATATCATTGACGACATGCGCATCAAAGGGGGTGttaaagaggaggaggatgcgtTTCATGATCAGAGGACGGGGGAGTTTGATGCTGAGCACTTTTTGGATCAGCTGGAGGAgcgagggaggggtttggaggggttgaagagtTTCTTGTTTAGACGGTGTAGGGTTTACTTCCCTGTTgcggcgaaggaggaggaggaggagaagagggggccTTCGAGTACGGAGTTGAAGGCGGTGAAGCTGCAGAATGAGGTCAAGTTTGGGAGCGGGACTGTGGTGGGGGGTCTGGATGATAAGGAGATCACgcatgtggtggtggtcgggggtggggagaaACAGAGGAAGGAGCTGGCAGCGAGCGTGAGGTATGAGGTTAGTTCGAGGAGACATGTGCCGAGGATTGTGACGGGGAGGTGGGTAGAGGATTGTGTGAAGGAGGGGACgttggttgatgaagagggatATGCCCCTTGA
- a CDS encoding hypothetical protein (EggNog:ENOG503NV0P; COG:S): MATNGAAKVNRPTNTKEKEADVNRKLQFYGIGSAFQNGKVPSNDQIDVALSSFLESKALSNPSSKLSGEGKALVADFREVVKQAKNLLLSKNEGNLLQDFIWQTQQFDPKTVNVPGAPVDKDTAQQHGNQALEGFRTLGTLIITNGQFRKLLKDATILLRDMAGDAATNAAARVKPSHEDLNQIDTPAADNTWHEAPDFKQGKEEMKNKLGSYYKGNPKEDAKAVAAEGTSTAHPTGSSDPRDLAGTAAREQAHGGSTGINAVGGAQAAANAAKRQLDANLDQEAKDKAKAKKDEYRARTKDYFSKKMPQERREQTIWRLKKMVLECQQHPDYHAAITTLLNLAEMYGDHANRLAKGGTGTVKETRTGLAQAEGDLKTLIERFANGTSTDDLWASINAIYEDADRDPELKGWFRSLNVYIRRCLQEQGYILDDDSNVQWNALYDQGNYLLRTKYRVHTDRIVDEIKFLGDQFDQDPQNKAFANSLTKLFTELGNDENGKPTFKPHLVKDLTDVILPAMFEKIAYIPVPRIEYSDHQIDAVIENLVLESDNFMPNILEIASENYMRFGRKNLSNKSKHSIDIKVAGVQMDLRDVSYYIKRKQGFPSLTDTGVANILLAGDGFSFRMKMATPDERDSQNFFKIDKVDVDVKNLHIKLSKSNHKLLFGLFKPIMLKVLRPGLQKALEKAIKDQAVKLDRILFQIKQEADRAMDQAREDPENVPNIYNRYVTAAQKQILQGKQKAEAVAADKKVNYAITKEDSMFPNIHLPGGISSKATEYKELARKGDKWESPVFSIGSASKSRDIPPAPTVTRKPHTTSADTAAAHGGAYAGNDGAYAGNGGAYTGNGGAYGGNGSAHAGNGGAYSNGGAYSNGGAYAHGGALNGSALNGGALKDKTQLPSAATTTAPAGYAV; this comes from the exons ATGGCTACCAACGGCGCAGCGAAGGTCAACAGACCAACCAACACtaaggagaaggaggccgatGTCAACCGCAAGCTTCAGTTCTACGGTATTGGCAGTGCCTTCCAGAATGGCAAGGTGCCATCG AACGACCAAATCGATGTCGCCCTGAGCAGCTTCCTCGAGTCTAAGGCGCTCTCGAACCCCTCATCCAAGTTGTCTGGCGAAGGAAAGGCGCTCGTTGCTGATTTCAGAGAAGTGGTGAAGCAAGCAAAAAACCTCCTTCTGTCCAAGAACGAGGGCAACCTGCTTCAGGATTTCATCTGGCAAACACAGCAATTCGACCCCAAAACCGTCAATGTTCCTGGTGCTCCCGTTGACAAGGACACGGCGCAGCAACATGGTAACCAGGCTCTTGAGGGTTTCCGTACTCTCGGAACCCTGATCATCACCAATGGCCAGTTCCGCAAGCTTC TCAAGGACGCTACTATCCTTCTCCGCGATATGGCTGGTGACGCCGCCACCAATGCGGCTGCCCGCGTTAAGCCTTCACATGAGGATCTTAACCAGATCGACACTCCGGCTGCGGACAACACCTGGCACGAGGCCCCCGATTTCAAGCaaggcaaggaggagatgaagaacAAGTTGGGCAGCTACTACAAGGGTAATCCCAAGGAGGATGCGaaggctgttgctgccgagGGCACCTCCACTGCCCATCCCACTGGATCCTCTGACCCCAGAGATTTGGCTGGCACTGCGGCTCGCGAGCAGGCTCATGGCGGATCAACCGGCATCAATGCTGTCGGTGGTGCCCAGGCCGCCGCTAATGCCGCAAAGCGCCAGCTCGATGCCAACCTTGACcaggaggccaaggacaaggccaaggcgaagaaggacgagTATCGTGCCCGTACTAAGGATTACTTCTCCAAGAAGATGCCCCAGGAGCGCCGCGAGCAGACCATCTGGCGTCTCAAG AAAATGGTTCTGGAGTGCCAGCAGCATCCCGATTATCacgccgccatcaccaccttgtTGAACCTTGCTGAAATGTACGGTGATCATGCCAACCGGTTGGCCAAGGGCGGCACTGGTACTGTCAAGGAGACCCGCACTGGTTTGGCCCAGGCCGAGGGCGACCTCAAGACTTTGATCGAGCGCTTTGCCAACGGCACTTCCACTGACGACCTTTGGGCCTCGATCAATGCCATCTATGAGGACGCCGACCGGGATCCTGAGCTCAAGGGCTGGTTCAGGTCCTTGAACGTCTACATCCGCCGCTGCCTCCAGGAGCAAGGCTacatcctcgacgacgatTCCAACGTTCAGTGGAACGCCCTCTACGACCAGGGCAACTACCTTCTCCGCACCAAGTACCGCGTCCACACCGATCGCATTGTCGATGAGATCAAGTTCTTGGGTGACCAGTTTGATCAGGATCCCCAGAACAAGGCTTTCGCCAACTCGTTGACCAAGCTCTTCACCGAGCTCGGCAATGATGAGAATGGCAAGCCTACCTTCAAGCCCCATCTGGTCAAGGATCTTACCGATGTCATCCTCCCAGCCATGTTTGAGAAGATCGCATATATCCCTGTGCCACGCATAGAGTACTCTGACCATCAGATTGATGCGGTCATCGAAAACCTTGTTCTTGAGAGCGACAACTTCATGCCCAACATTCTCGAAATTGCTAGTGAGAACTATATGCGGTTTGGGCGCAAGAATTTGAgcaacaagagcaagcaCTCGATCGATATCAAGGTTGCCGGGGTCCAGATGGATTTGCGCGATGTCAGCTACTACATCAAGCGCAAGCAGGGCTTCCCCTCTCTCACCGACACTGGTGTGGCTAACATCCTGCTCGCCGGCGATGGGTTCAGCTTTCGTATGAAGATGGCTACCCCCGACGAGCGGGATTCGCAGAACTTTTTCAAGATTGACAaggtggatgttgatgtcAAGAACCTGCACATCAAGCTGTCCAAGTCTAACCACAAACTTCTGTTCGGCCTCTTCAAGCCCATCATGCTCAAGGTCCTCCGCCCTGGTCTGCAGAAGGCTTTGGAGAAGGCCATCAAGGACCAGGCGGTCAAGCTGGATCGAATTCTCTTCCAGATCAAGCAGGAGGCCGACCGTGCCATGGATCAGGCCCGTGAGGATCCCGAGAATGTTCCCAACATTTACAACCGCTACGTCACTGCGGCCCAGAAGCAGATTCTGCAGGGCAAGCAGAAGGCTGAAGCCGTTGCGGCTGACAAGAAGGTCAACtacgccatcaccaaggaggacAGCATGTTCCCCAACATCCACCTTCCTGGCGGCATCAGCTCCAAGGCCACCGAGTACAAGGAGCTTGCCCGCAAAGGTGACAAGTGGGAGAGCCCTGTCTTTTCGATTGGCAGCGCCTCCAAGAGCCGTGACATCCCTCCCGCCCCTACCGTCACTCGCAAGCCGCACACCACCTCGGCTgacactgctgctgcccatggCGGTGCTTATGCCGGTAATGACGGTGCTTATGCTGGCAACGGCGGTGCCTATACTGGTAATGGCGGTGCCTATGGTGGTAACGGCAGTGCTCATGCTGGCAATGGTGGCGCCTACTCCAACGGCGGTGCCTACTCCAACGGCGGCGCCTATGCCCATGGTGGTGCTCTTAATGGCAGCGCTCTCAATGGTGGCGCCCTCAAGGACAAGACCCAGCTTCCCTCAGCCGCTACCACGACTGCTCCCGCTGGTTATGCCGTTTAA
- the CNH1 gene encoding Na+/H+ antiporter (COG:P; EggNog:ENOG503NU9A), whose protein sequence is MVWDHLSVTGPHLIYLILGGFTTIFMLCSSVIKERMYIGEATVATLCGIIFGPHVANVINPTKDWDSVDIITIEFSRIVLVVQCFAVGVELPKFYMEKHWKSVTLLLIPVMLFGWLITSVFIMWLVPPLNWIESLVVAACVTATDPVLASSVVGKGKFAKRVPKHLRDLLSAESGCNDGMAFPFVYLALYLIHDKLNAKVALKHWFLYTVLYECIFGAIYGFIIGYMARHGIKYAEKHDLIDRESFLVFYFVLALFAAGSGSILGLDDLLVGFAAGVGFSNDGWFTQKTEDSHVSNVIDLLINLTYFIYFGTIIPWEDFNDHAIGLYAWRLVVLAVFVILFRRIPIMMALKPIIPDLKTWREALFAGHFGPIGVGAVFVAMLARAELESESPVPLTKLPDPGSPHYDLIRVVWPIVAFLVVASIIVHGSSIAVFTLGKHINTLSITMSYTQANEDGPTWMSRLPRITSTSRSQARTMSDTDGEELKMPDYPPGTLPPIGYPNNFLRRVREDENNEKQNGSRQNSRPSSRSAKRRKKMWDDGIGPGGPISQSAIFPQRRTPSEGQTPLPPVAQSPAQPHDAQQDSMQITPVDERAARSPTPHERHHQASGDSTRAGSPNMGTPGDEHRNPIEVYNEGDNIIIENADGDVLAVHPSQSGNNVAEHAKDLKSKLESEAGPSGWSYNALKHRVANWREEELAKRKEKEKTTRKGEPARAFQYGTTIIVENEDGEVVKKYDLSTPKSQGDQGKAGPSGEGTQGYSQRPNLSRWASAAFGRSQAGEASAKKKTPEEEEDEKDDKHIRFTVGGVGRRMTKEDFLVEMQKLDKNTRRDVVDKSSASQELKTVAKRDPQPQIKVSAPGQPGASRKNSASPAAGASSKPQATSPGPERSSGSSGGSRPSSKEASETEVEKKRRLEALRGVPSGSRAGEEVAETAAERRRREAALGMSREPEESDSEDDDTPRVPPPKPRIRFAEGTVNR, encoded by the exons ATGGTCTGGGATCACCTCTCGGTCACAGGTCCACACCTGATTTACCTCATTCTGGGAGGCTTCACCACCATTTTCATGCTATGCTCCTCCGTCATCAAGGAGCGCATGTACATTGGCGAGGCCACAGTTGCTACGCTATGCGGCATCATCTTTGGGCCTCACGTCGCCAATGTCATAAATCCTACGAAAGACTGGGATAGCGTCgatatcatcaccatcgagTTTTCTCGAATCGTTCTGGTAGTGCAATGTTTCGCTGTGGGCGTCGAGTTGCCCAAGTTCTACATGGAAAAACACTGGAAATCCGTCACACTACTGCTTATCCCGGTCATGCTCTTCGGCTGGCTCATCACGAGTGTGTTTATCATGTGGTTGGTTCCACCATTGAACTGGATCGAAAGCCTGGTGGTGGCCGCCTGTGTCACGGCTACTGATCCAGTTCTGGCCTCGTCTGTTGTCGGCAAGGGCAAGTTCGCCAAGAGGGTGCCGAAGCATTTGAGAGATCTCCTCTCGGCAGAGTCTGGCTGCAACGACGGCATGGCCTTCCCATTTGTCTATCTGGCATTATATCTGATTCACGACAAGCTGAACGCCAAGGTGGCTCTCAAGCACTGGTTCTTGTACACCGTCTTGTATGAGTGCATCTTTGGTGCGATTTACGGTTTCATCATCGGATATATGGCCCGTCACGGCATCAAGTACGCAGAAAAGCACGATCTGATCGACAGGGAGAGCTTCTTGGTATTCTACTTCGTTTTGGCGCTGTTCGCTGCTGGCTCTGGCAGTATCCTGGGTCTCGACGATTTGCTGGTTGGCTTTGCAGCAGGTGTGGGCTTCTCAAACGATGGTTGGTTTACGCAAAAGACCGAGGACTCTCACGTCTCCAACGTTATCGATTTGCTGATCAACTTGACCTACTTCATCTACTTCGGAACCATCATTCCCTGGGAAGATTTCAACGATCACGCCATTGGACTCTACGCCTGGAGGCTGGTAGTGCTCGCCGTATTCGTCATTCTGTTCCGACGAATCCCTATCATGATGGCTCTCAAACCTATTATTCCCGACCTGAAAACGTGGCGTGAAGCGCTTTTTGCAGGCCACTTTGGCCCCATTGGTGTGGGTGCTGTTTTTGTGGCCATGCTGGCTCGGGCAGAGCTTGAATCGGAAAGTCCAGTCCCATTAACCAAGCTTCCCGATCCTGGATCGCCTCATTACGATTTGATCAGAGTTGTCTGGCCCATTGTTGCATTCCTTGTTGTTGCCTCCATCATTGTGCACGGCTCTTCGATTGCCGTGTTTACTCTGGGCAAGCATATCAACACGCtcagcatcaccatgtcTTACACACAGGCCAACGAGGATGGGCCTACCTGGATGTCGAGGTTACCTCGCATCACATCAACATCGCGCTCTCAAGCCAGAACTATGTCTGATACAGATGGCGAAGAGCTCAAGATGCCGGATTATCCTCCAGGAACGTTGCCACCTATCGGCTACCCAAATAACTTCTTGCGTCGTGTACGGGAAGACGAAAACAACGAGAAGCAGAACGGCAGTCGTCAGAACAGTAGACCGTCGTCCAGGTCTGCGAAACGGAGGAAAAAGATGTGGGATGATGGAATTGGCCCAGGAGGACCTATCAGTCAATCAGCCATCTTCCCTCAACGCCGCACCCCGAGTGAAGGACAAACACCCCTCCCGCCCGTAGCCCAAAGCCCTGCCCAACCTCATGACGCACAACAGGACTCTATGCAGATCACGCCCGTGGACGAGCGTGCGGCGAGATCCCCCACCCCGCATGAACGACATCATCAGGCTTCTGGCGACTCTACCCGTGCTGGCTCGCCTAACATGGGCACTCCCGGAGACGAGCACCGCAATCCTATCGAAGTGTACAACGAAGGTGACAATATCATCATTGAGAACGCCGACGGCGACGTCCTGGCGGTGCATCCATCGCAGAGCGGTAACAACGTTGCGGAACATGCCAAGGACCTGAAGTCAAAGTTGGAATCCGAGGCCGGACCTTCGGGATGGAGCTACAATGCCCTGAAGCATCGGGTGGCCAACTGGCGAGAGGAAGAACTCGCCAagagaaaggagaaggaaaaaacaACTCGGAAGGGCGAGCCGGCCCGTGCTTTCCAATATGGTACAACT ATTATTGTTGAAAATGAAGACGGCGAGGTCGTCAAGAAGTACGATCTATCCACGCCAAAGTCTCAAGGCGATCAAGGCAAGGCAGGCCCTTCGGGAGAAGGAACACAGGGTTACTCACAGAGGCCCAATCTCAGCAGGTGGGCTAGTGCTGCGTTTGGACGATCGCAGGCTGGCGAGGCATctgcgaagaagaagactccggaagaagaggaagatgaaaaGGACGACAAGCATATCCGGTTCACTGTTGGTGGAGTCGGTCGCCGCATGACGAAGGAGGATTTCCTCGTGGAGATGCAGAAGCTGGACAAGAACACACGCCGCGATGTTGTTGACAAGTCGTCGGCGTCGCAGGAACTCAAGACAGTTGCTAAGCGCGATCCCCAGCCACAGATCAAGGTCTCGGCTCCGGGTCAGCCAGGGGCGAGCAGGAAGAACTCGGCGTCTCCTGCGGCCGGGGCCAGCTCAAAGCCGCAGGCGACTTCCCCTGGGCCAGAGCGGTCGAGCGGATCTAGCGGTGGATCAAGACCATCGAGCAAGGAAGCTTCCGAGACGGAggtggaaaagaagaggagatTGGAAGCTTTGCGTGGTGTTCCTAGCGGCAGTCgggcgggtgaggaggtggctGAGACGGCAGCGGAGCGGAGGAGACGAGAGGCGGCTCTGGGAATGTCTCGTGAACCGGAAGAGAGcgacagcgaggatgatgatacccCTAGAGTGCCTCCACCGAAGCCTCGCATCCGGTTCGCAGAAGGGACTGTGAACCGGTAG
- the TOM22 gene encoding mitochondrial import receptor protein (COG:U; EggNog:ENOG503P3YP) yields the protein MVQLTEVEDEHFQHAQVGPDEDEEDFTDTDSEISTDSHYDPTAETLAERLAALKDIIPPTTRSWVHAKYEATTSTIKSVVTFAGRSAWALSVSAILVGVPWALAYGEDQQFAAMEAEQRMRELGGEIMTAPGQEGGNKDPMLGDVAAAVGGGAGGVQQVKAAL from the exons ATGGTCCAACTCACAGAAGTAGAGGACGAGCACTTCCAACACGCCCAGGTCGGGCctgatgaggacgaggaggatttCACTGATACTG aCTCCGAAATCTCAACCGACTCCCACTACGACCCCACAGCCGAGACCCTCGCCGAGCGTCTCGCCGCCCTGAAAGACATCATCCCCCCGACCACCCGCTCCTGGGTGCATGCCAAATACGAggccaccacctcgaccatcAAATCTGTCGTGACCTTTGCGGGGAGGTCTGCCTGGGCGCTGAGCGTGAGCGCGATACTGGTCGGTGTCCCCTGGGCTCTGGCGTACGGCGAGGACCAGCAGTTTGCGGCTATGGAGGCGGagcagaggatgagggagcTGGGCGGGGAGATTATGACTGCTCCTGGGCAGGAGGGCGGGAATAAGGATCCTATGCTGGGGGATGTTGCGGCtgcggttgggggtggtgctgggggggtGCAGCAGGTTAAGGCTGCTctttga